CTGCTTCCTTGAATGTCATTCCTATAGGCTAATTCGATTTTAGGGGGGGCGGGAGGGCCAGGCCTTGCATTTTACCTCTTTTCCTCTCTGTTGTTCACTGTTACAAAGGAATGTTCCAAATAAGCAGCTATATAGGTGGTCCAAAATGGTAATAAGAAAATATTCGTTGAACTCAAATGCGGTGGGAAACTGCAAGCAAAGCACAGGAAATGGTTAGGGCAGTTAACACATGTATTCTCCTGAGACTTGCACTTATTTCGAGGCCCTTCGAGCAGCATCTAAGTGGCTTCCTGCTTTGAGGTCTTATGCCACGGGAGCTTGAAGTGAACTTTAAACTCAGCCAGTGAGTCTGACTTGGGCAACTCTTGGTTTTTTAAGGTACAGGTGGTCAAACCAGAGCCTTAAAATCCAGAACTTTGATTCAGCATTTAATGGGGGAAAAAAGTCCACTCATTTTGGACATGGACTCGATCTTTAAACTCGTGTTTAAAGAAACATGAATATTTGAATTGTAGTAGTTTTATCAAGTGGTAGAGGAAAACAGCATGAATCACAAGGGAAAAAGATTCTGGATGGTTGAGtgccctgaagtttcctgaatGTTAAGAAGCTCTAAATGGATAAGGAACAATGGCAATGTCTGGTTAAAATTTTTTGTGGCTGTGGAATTGAATCAGGTAGTTAAACACATGCCAACAACAAAATGCCAGTTCATACTGTCAAATCCCATTCCTTAACCAAAATTTCATCTCCAGTGTTATTAATATACACCGAACTAAAGCATTTCCTTAACCTAGCTCTTTTTTAACATGATCAGCCATGTTGAAATGTGTGGAGGGTGTTACCCATTTGTTCCCTTTTAATGAGTTGACtagtagttttgttttggttgggggcCACTCCTAATGATGCCCAGGGGGAAATCATggctgtcagggatcaaacctgggtttgcgaTATACAAGAACCCAGCTTGCTGTACTGTGGCCTCAGAAACCAAGTTAATATCCTTAACCCAAGCAAACTCagtattttactttctatttatgTGACAGTACCGCTTAACATCAGTCTTGAGTGGTCTGAAGTCTAATTTACAGTTCTTTGGATAAATACTAATTATTAagagttttaggggccagagagatagcatggaggtaaggcatttgccttgtatgcagaaggttggtggtggttcgaatcccagtatcccatatggtcccctgtgcctgccaggggcgatttctgagtatagagccaggagtaacccctgagtgctgccgggtgtgaatcccccaccaaaaaaaagaaaaaaaaagttttaaatgatttatttctttggcttttgggcaacaaccagcaatgctcgtgtcactcctggctttgttttcagaaatcatttctggcaggtttggggggaccatatgggatgcctgggatcaaacctgggtcagccacgtggaaagcaaatgccatacccgctttgctgttgttccagcccctaactgatttttcttgatttttctcacTCTAAAAACCCACTCTGATCTCATAATAAACATGTTTTGCAGTCTTTCTTATCTACTTCTGAAAGACACAAAACTCCAGACTTACTAAAGGAACGGGACACATTAAGTATATTAGTTTCATTTAGACACAATGTTCCAGTAGAATCAGAGAGGATTATCCTAAGTGAAGTTGCATTTACCTCCCACCACTAAGTATACTGCTATTAATTAAAGTTGTCCCAAGCAAAGGATCAAGTTGGCATGTTTCTACTACAAAAAATCTAACTTATCATAAAGTCATAATGAGAACGAATAACACATTAGCTAGAAACTACAAGCATTTTAACTTTATACAAAGTAGAGCAATCACTAAATCACTGACTAAACTGAAGAAAAAGTGGAAAAGTCAGGCCAGGAAGTTACCTGTCTCGTCATCTGCCAGACGCAGTCGATGAACTGAAGGAAGACGGGCGACCTGTCTGCATCTGCATGGTTCTTATCTCCATGGCCAAGTCTCTGGGCCAAGAGAATGAAATGTGATGTGAGCTTTGTGgaatttcattttaagaaaccCTACACAGGAAATTGAGCTGGGACCCGGCACAAGTGGACAGACTGACAGACGACCTGCAGGCCCTGCCTAACTGGCATTGGGAGCGGGGAGCAGTGGGACCTACGTATCTGGGGTTCTCTTCAGGAGGGTGAGTGCCCTTGCCCTCAAGACAGATCCATCCCAGAAAATGCACACTTCTTTCTGTCAAGAACACAcccctcggggccggagagatagcatggaggtacggcatttgccttttatgcagaaggtcattggttcgaataccggcatcccatatagtcccctgagcctgccaggagcgatttctgagcctggaaccaggaataacccctgagcgctgctgggtgtgaccaaaaaaacaaaaaaacccacacccATCTAGCAGTGACTGTGAGTGGGACGATAGATCTGTTTCCCTGTGGAATTATATCCTGCATTACCTCATAGGGTGGATGAAAGAGGACCAATGCACGGAGTTAGGGGAAGGTTTGGGGTAATGCAGGGTATAAtcccacacctaacagtgctgaCATTTGCCCCAAAGGTGTGAGAGACTCGGGACCACAGAGGACTTTGGGTGCTCATGGAGTGTGAGTAGAGTCACCACTCCAGTACCTAGTGAGTGCACGTCTTTGACTTATTCCCTTGAGGGGACAGCAAAAATGGGCTCAATGGCACCTGGCCCCACAGAATGATTTCTTGTATCCCAATAAAATGGGCTGCACTCCCTTTGTGCCCTTGCACTCAGAGGTGGGGAGATTGCCTTTCATTTCCAAAGTGTTTTCCCACATTTCATACTCTTCCCACCCTCACCTGGAGGCCCCACAGGACGGCTGATGTTTCCCGGCAAACAGATCAAAAGGAGACGGAGACTGGGCCAGGACAAGAACCCCAACCCCACCTTCCCCTTGCCTTGGATAGAGGGCATGGCTGGGGTAAGAGTAgactaggggtctcaaactcgcggccctccatacaacattttgtggcccacggccggccttcaaatattgcagtattcgtgattattcgcttaccgaataatcacaataaaaatcgcattagtaggaaaaaaatcacattaaacatttgcataccccaagcagttccgtttgactttttgcgattttttttcttactaatgctattttttattgcaaatattcagtaagtggaatcccttatgcggccctgcctcatcctgactttgcctcctgcggcccccaggtaaattgagtttgagatccctggagTAGACCTTGGTACCAGAGAGGCTGCAACTTCTGCAAGACAGGCCCATCCCACAGAAGGGAGGCACCAGTGTTTTTGCTCACCAGCTGGAAGCGATGCCCGAAGCTCAGCCACTCCTTCTCCACAAGGACCTGGAAGCCCCGCACGGTGCGGTAGTAGCCGTCCAGCATGAGCATGGCGAGGGAGGTGAGCTGAGCTGTGCGGTCCCAGCCGTCGCTGCAGTGCACCACCACCGACGTCTTCCCCGACTCCACCCTGTCTGCGATGCGCAGTGCCCCCGCCAGAATCAGCTACAACGGGGTTGAGGTGGTCACGAGTGAATGAGAGGTACTGGCCCGGTTTAGAGGCCCCTCCCAAAAGGGACCCGGACTGGAGGCAGGAGGCAAACTTGCTGAGAATTAAGATCCCGCAAGCGCAGATCCCTACGAACTCGTCCAAGATTAGCTAAATGATCATGTAGTCTGGGCAGTAAATGGTCAGCAACAGTAAAAGAAAAGGGAACAGAAAAGTGGAACCCCTCCCTGGGCCTGGCTGGAGAGTCCAGGGGTAAGGATAGCTTCATCTATTCAGCTGAGCCACTGGGTCTGCCCCCAAAGAACTCCCCAAACCTTAAAGTCTCCCTTCTTACAAGCATCTGCAGCCACTAGCAGGCCTTTGAGACCAGCAACACCACAGCACAGTGGGCGGGAGTGGCACTGGGTGCACACTGAAAGGCAAGCGAGCATTGCTAGGGAAGGGCCCTGAGTTCCGACTCCTGGGAGGGGGCGCCCGACCTTGATATGCTCCAGCCAATGGGTGGACTCCAGGTTGGAAAGCCAGTGCGCCTCCTCGATGCTGGGGTAGACCACTTCCCGAAGCTTCCGCAGGGACTCCCGCATCACATGGATGTTGTGGATGTCCAGAAACACCAGCTCCGCGTTCTGGTATGCGTCCTCGCTCTCATAGCCACCGCCCTTGGCCTGGCAATGGGGTACAGTGTGGGCCGCTGTGAGGGATGTGCGGCTGTGGCCCCTTAATATCGTCCTGGCCGCTCACACCCCAGCAGGGGCCCTGCCATCCTCGGGGTTACACAGGACAGACCAGAGGGAGAAACAGCGTGTAGGGACGAGCCAGAGAACAAGCTCAACTTAAAAGGTGCTGGATGCCCAATAGCCTCAAGATCCTGTCCCAACATGGCTGCTTTGTGACAGAAACCAGGTGTGAGGAAAGTCTCAGAGGTTGCCCAGAGATAGCGATGACGTGAGAAACAGCACAAGAGAGCAAGGGGAGAGCAAGCTATCATTGAGAAGTCAGACAGAGAAGGGCCCCAGGAAACAACAGGCAGGCAGTGGGTAGGGCTGGCCCAGCGCTCACCTTGTTGGCCACAGCATTGACGCTGGGCCGTGCGTCGAAGATGAAGATCTTGTGGGCTTGGGCGTTGGAGTCCATGATGGCCTGCAGGTACTTCTCGTCGTCCTTGCTCCGCTTGCCGCTTACACCCACCAGAGGCTGGCTGCAGCGAGTGATGGTGGCCTGGCTCTCGGGGTGGATCCAGGAGAGAACCTTCCAGAAGACATGCCCTGTCTGGGTGACTGATGGAAATGACAGCCTCATGCTGGTCCCAGCCTAGCCTTAGGCAAACCCTCTGCCTCTTTGGCTTTCCAGAGCCCGCTTTGGCCAGGACAAGGGCTTAGGGCTCCTGGGAATACAGGCCCTTTTCTTCAGAGCCTCTCTGGCCCAGGGGGACTTGGGCAGAACCTTCCTTCCCTCAACTATGGGGGGCCCAGGACACTGACATTAGAGAAGAAAGCAAGGATATGAGCCCACAGGCACTCTGGTCTCTGTACAACTAGGGTGGAGCTCAGAGCGGGCAGCTTCATTCTCACTATGGTTTCAAGGGGGACAAGCACTTGTCAGTACAGCTGGCCAAGAACCTCTGAGCGACAAGTTACTCTCCCACTTCAGAGTCCAGAATGAACCACACTCGTGCAGCTCCCTGGAGTCCATGGAACTCTCTGGAAACCTTGAACTTAATTGGATCACGTCCTCTGATTCGGTGCTACAGAACAACCCAGTCTTTCCCAGGCCAGAGAGTCAGCAGTGGGTTTAagacactgctgggagtgacctctaTCCCTGATTTGGGACCAGCCTGTCTcccacctgagcactaccaggggaGCCCAGGGTGGAACTCCCCTAAAAgtattgtaggggccagagaaatagtacaggggttaaggcacatgctCTGCACATGGCCAGACCTAGTTTAATTCCTGgaacatggtccccagaacatcCCTGGAGGCCCCTAAGAACACTTAGGGGGGTGGGAGTGAAGGGCAGGGCATTCCTGGCACTGGCCCTTGGAGCCCGGACGCCTGTGTCCTTGCCCATCATACTGGAACCATGGGTAGGCAACACTCCCGGAAGCAGCCAGGGGCTCCTGAGGGGCCCTCTCGGGCCCCAACTGCAGTGCCCACCTGTCTACCTGCCCACCCACATACCGGGATGCGGCCTCGGGAGCGGAAGGCTGCCACTCTCTTCAACTCTTCGTCAGGAATGTTGGCGGGGACCACGAGGAGAGCAGGGTACGTGTCACAGAGCTCGTAGCGCTCGTTGATCTTCGTGATCCTCCAGCTTTCGTTGGGGATTCCCTGCGTGAGGGAAAACGGAAAAGCCGTGAGGGGAGCTCCGGCCCCGCTCTCTTGGTGCTAGAACCCCTGTCTGCTGAGGTGAGCGGTTGGGTCTGAGGGTTGGACTCTGTCCACTGGGCCAGCGATGTGACGCACTGACATGGAAATGACAGGTCGGGGCTGGGCACACATGAGCACTGGGAAGGCAGCCATGGacctcagaactcgctcctggcaggcttgaaggaccatatgagacgctggggttCAAACTAGGTCAATCc
The sequence above is a segment of the Suncus etruscus isolate mSunEtr1 chromosome 8, mSunEtr1.pri.cur, whole genome shotgun sequence genome. Coding sequences within it:
- the MTMR2 gene encoding myotubularin-related protein 2 isoform X2; its protein translation is MEEPPLLPGESIKDMAKDVTYICPFTGAVRGTLTVTNYRLYFKSVDRDPPFVLDASLGVISRVEKIGGASSRGENSYGLETACKDIRNLRFAHKPEGRTRRSVFENLMKYAFPVSNNLPLFAFEYKEEFPENGWQLYDPLTEYRRLGIPNESWRITKINERYELCDTYPALLVVPANIPDEELKRVAAFRSRGRIPVLSWIHPESQATITRCSQPLVGVSGKRSKDDEKYLQAIMDSNAQAHKIFIFDARPSVNAVANKAKGGGYESEDAYQNAELVFLDIHNIHVMRESLRKLREVVYPSIEEAHWLSNLESTHWLEHIKLILAGALRIADRVESGKTSVVVHCSDGWDRTAQLTSLAMLMLDGYYRTVRGFQVLVEKEWLSFGHRFQLRLGHGDKNHADADRSPVFLQFIDCVWQMTRQFPTAFEFNEYFLITILDHLYSCLFGTFLCNSEQQRGKENLPKRTVSLWSYMNSQLEDFTNPLYGSYSNHVLYPVASMRHLELWVGYYVRWNPRMKPQEPIHNRYKELLAKRAELQKKVEELQREISNRSTSSSERASPPAQCVTPVQTVV